A region of the Dreissena polymorpha isolate Duluth1 chromosome 6, UMN_Dpol_1.0, whole genome shotgun sequence genome:
TACTTGTTcattcaatattttgtatttttaggcAAATGCTTTATTATGATTTCATACTCTAAATTTCAGAAATGTCATTCGTTAATATTCTCTACATGttgcattataaaaaaaaacgttattgtGGTTACCAATTGCATAGATTCTAATACCATTTACAAACATCACATGGCTAGTATATACATACAATTTCTGGATACATAACACTTAAAAGCGTATTTAATATAGTTCATTTGGTAAGTTGTTTAATTACATGACAACTTGTTCATTATGTTGCTACTACAAAAACAACATgtaactttaaatttaatttttcgatAATACCAAATTTACATAGGTTTTATTTTCCTTCAACGTTTCACAATCATTACCTAAAATATCCGATACACGTTCTATAACATTTTGCTGTTTTGTGCCGCCAGATGTTATGACCAAATATTCATGAAAGAGGTTTCAGCAAGTGTTTCGTACTGGTTTCTGATCTGGGAATCTGAAATAAAACGGCGGCTTTTGAAAACGCAAAATGAGTTGCATTTTACTGAAGATAtgcttatttgttttgttatgttaaGTTTCGTGTTTTTTCCTATATTAAATTTGCAATTGCTGCATTTTCATCATTAGAGTGTAGGGTAACACATATTATACTGATAATGTATTTGAAGATTTAATATTTCTAGTTTCCAAACATTCTCCTCAGTACTTGACTGTCTATATTTCCTAAACGTTAAACTGATTTCATCAACATTAAACACATCGTGGCGTTATCAACATTACATAGATATTCAATAAACATGTCATGGCATGCATTTGGTACTCAAAGATCATACCGACTTTGTACTCTTCATACTCGTAACTGGTACTGACAGCAGAGACGTTACTCCTTGACTAAAAACACGTTTCTCATATATCATGTTTCTCATTATTATTCTCAGTCATCCGAGTCTGAAaaaattattactgatattaAATACATTTGTCATTCCAAGccgaaagaaaaataaaatggaGAAACGAACTGAGGTGAAATTTGCCTTAACCGAGCAGTGTCGAGACCAGGCCCATTCTGCAGTTTTAAGAATTGTTCGGATGATTATGTCATTCTTAATATAAAATACCATTTTACTTTaaagcccattaacactcaaaattaacaaatattagtgaatatttctaaaaatgaagtgaaaaacataaaaaatcaatgttcattaTAACATTAGCAaaatttcaaagctagatgtggtctggtaacatatatttaagaATATACACAAATCTCTTTTTGATGTTTTATGCGGGCCAAGATATTCAACACccgtaccaagttagtgttcctGATTCGTATTAATAGATATCGATGCTAggaattaaaatggaatacattgtgccacaaaaaaaagaattttgtatctcgttaaatctatgttaccacacCAGATCTAGCATTGacattttggatattgctatcaggaacactgattttgtatgggttaattttattttacaaaatattttgcgaaatattcgttgatttttttaGTATATATGTTACTCTAAAGCATGATCTGTAAATCAAAGCAACATTATGttgagatttaaaattaaattgtatattatggATTTATTCTTGTCGATTTTTTTCGTAATACTGTACATTTGCAAGTGTTGCGTGTGTTTATGCTGCATATTAAACAACACAAACACGTTCATGGATTCAGATAACAGCCCACACACAATTTACAATAAACATTTAGTACTTAGTCTTTAGTTACAAAGTATGCAAAAACACTGGCATATATAACAATGAAGACTTTGGTAGTCATTTACATGTACTATTAGTTTGAGCTAATAGCCCACCATGAAATATAATTTTAGCCATTTGCTAATCGCTTTTAATGACACCACCATAATCATGGCTGTGTGTGTTCACACTTCTGACTCACCGCGATGTGATGCTTGACCGGATGAACAGGTTTCACTTATTCAAGTTGTCAATATATATAACGTTACAATGTCAtgacattgtaattatgaaacgACGGGTAAATACGATTTACAAAAGGAAAAACGAAATAAGGTAAAATAATGATTGTTACATACTGTCCATTGAATAAATCATCGTACTGAGCACCTGCGGGTGGATTACCTGAAATGCAGGGAAAGTAGAAAAGACTCAGAGAGAGCACTcttattctttgaaaactgatATTTATCTGTGTACTTTCTCTCAGCTGAATACCTTATTGTTCTATAGAGTGTGTTAAACTTGGTTGATAACGATCTGTTGCATAGTAACTGCAGGGCACCAGTTTACAGGTATATTCAACTATATTTCTTAATATTGAGGAGGCATATATGGATTCATTCAACTTGATGCTTTAACTGTATTAAGTTATAGTAATCAATCAACATTGTCGAATATTCATTAGATAGTGTTAATTATGTGTATCACAATATCAAAGTTTACTCAACAAAGTTTATACATACGTTTAGATTTCTTCCAAAATATGAACAGCCCAAACACGACGACAACATGACAGTTCCACCTACAGCCCCTCCCACTGCATGCCCGACCGATGGAGAGGATCTGTTATCTAAAACATGCATAGACGAGTAAATATACCTGTGTGTGGTCATTTTAAGTAAAAGTAAGCATACAATTcattataatcatttaatattgtttgGAGTTGTCGAGGATTGGCACTACTAAGCAACTGGTCAGTATGTATAGATGAGGTTCATATAACTAAAACATCAATTTTAAATGACTtctatttaaacacatttatttcataatGTATTTATCTTCTTTATACAAACGTTAAACATTTCAGAAAGGTTTTACTTTTAAATTTGTATCAACCACCCCAGGTTTAAATCAACTTTGGGAAAATTTTGAAACggtaacatttaaaacaaaaagccCGAGCGCCGAAACTTTTATATAACATGActttattattaaacacaataagtTTAACCAACACAATTGAAGCGTTTAGCAGGAGAATCTCCTCTATGTGCTTGCCTTGGTCATGAAAACTTATAAGTAACATGATTTTAACATGTAATTGAGTTTGGTCTactcaaatatatatacatgtagtttgaaGATAACGATAATACCAACACAAGTATTTATGTTTCTATATACCATCCTTAGGTTCGTAGCCGTTTTTATCTCTTAATTAAACTGGCATCAGCATTTGATAaatttttgagtatttaaacttTGTTTCAATACAGTAAACAAGCGCAATATGTCATTGATGTATATTTCgttgacattattttttgttttttggtgTTGATTTAGACATTTTCCTATGTGTACTTTCGATATAAAGACTGAAAGTACAAAAATGATGGGATACTTAGCATACTATATACATGCTGAACTATGATACGTGTATATGCTAAACGCGAAACCATGAACCACTGGCCAAAGCCCGAGGTATAGGTTTTCTGTGCCTGGCCTAATACTTTATTCTGTATTCAACACTTATCGATCTATGTCTAAATAACTGAGTATGAACAATGCACAtagttataatattttaatgagaAAACTATTAACGAGATTCTTATGATCTTATTTAAATAGAATCTAGTGTTTGAAGACATTAAATGCATCTATATAAATTGCTTTAACAAAGCTACAACGCTTTTGCACTACCTGGGCTATTTAAGTTAACACACGTGCAATGCGAAATATGTGTAATGATTTGCAAAAAGAAATATAATAGAATATGCGAATATACGTAGCTGGAATTGAGGAACACTGGGGAATTGTCATTCACATCAGACACTTCTACCGGCACAACAGCTGTGGCAGTCAGCTCTGGTCTGTTGGTATCACGGGCTTGTAACTGAAATAAATGCATCAGTGAGAAGGGGTGAAAGTCATGggaaaattatatatatgaaggGCTTAACATTAACtcttttgtagttttttttccaatgacgaaattttgaaagaacaagagatgtgtttgtcataaactcaatgccccctattgtgctgctttgaaataaaatttcaatatgtcatttggcaggtttagaaattatctcttTTTTAacgcttattacttcccttggattgtttttttttacttttgaccttgaaggatgaccttgacgtttcaccactcaaaatgtgcagcttcatgagatacacatgcatgccaaatatcaagttgctatcttcaatattacaaaagttatggccaatgttaaagttttcggacgggcggacggacagatggacagttcaactgctatatgccaccctaccggggacatcAAATTACTAAGATGTAGACAAACTGGTCTCCTGTAAAAAAAAAGAGCTAACCTTAGAGTTGTTAATTTGAAAACAGGTTAAAAGAGGAAATAACAGCTTAATTCGATCatgctttaattaaatttaatttttaaaaattccAAATAAGGAATGACGTCCAATATAACATGTAAACAGTTTAACAACTGACCAACAAAAAAACGCCATTCCTATTATTAATTCTAACTGTCTGAAGGTTCTTTTACGGATTTATTGTGTGCATTTACTTAATGATCCACATTCTAAGAATACTGGGCCTTATGCatgtttttaaagtgttatcccagataagcctactGGACTTCAAAGGCTTATCTTTTACAACACTTtgaacaaatgcattaagcccagttttcccagaaggaTTCTCAAATTAATGAAGCCCCGTATCCTTACTGTCAACGAATAATTATTCTCCCCTGGTTCGAAGTCGATAAGCTGTGACCTGACATAAAGCGGGAAAGcctgtgacctttgaccactGGTGAAGTTGAGGAAAGAGAAATCAGTATTACGACACCTCAAAGCTGTTGTACAGGAACTGAAAAATAAATGGGTTATACCTTTACAACTCAGAGACGCACTTTGATGCGTCGGTAGTAATCACCAAAAAATCTGATGTATTTC
Encoded here:
- the LOC127833561 gene encoding uncharacterized protein LOC127833561, whose protein sequence is MASRSTFLMMTLSCTTALRCRNTDFSFLNFTSGQRSQAFPLYVRSQLIDFEPGENNYSLTLQARDTNRPELTATAVVPVIHPQVLSTMIYSMDRVTSLLSVPVTSMKSTKSIPRSETSTKHLLKPLS